One window of Pseudochaenichthys georgianus chromosome 18, fPseGeo1.2, whole genome shotgun sequence genomic DNA carries:
- the tifa gene encoding TRAF-interacting protein with FHA domain-containing protein A, with amino-acid sequence MNVSQTIETEEDLLPCLHVKLYHPQQSSNSLYGLIPLGKRIKHPAEDPLRLGRDGQACTVTLLDIRVSRKQLAIQAYYTPRSRDMLFRIQNLSQRAQLCVNSSALDYLEVVDLPDKALIRFGQYEMLIIRESGEAKASFEVEFEVLTVAPSRETCTCEPSVTSVSDTESLMVNSLLGELRIIGPSETDETATCYS; translated from the coding sequence ATGAATGTGTCCCAGACGATAGAGACGGAGGAGGATCTCCTCCCTTGTCTCCATGTCAAACTCTACCACCCTCAGCAGAGCTCCAATAGTCTCTACGGGCTCATCCCTCTGGGGAAAAGAATCAAACACCCAGCTGAGGACCCTCTCAGGCTGGGGCGCGATGGCCAGGCCTGCACTGTCACCCTGCTCGACATCCGGGTGTCCCGCAAACAGCTGGCCATCCAAGCCTACTACACCCCCAGAAGCCGGGACATGCTGTTCAGGATCCAGAACCTGAGCCAGAGGGCCCAGCTGTGTGTGAACAGCTCAGCGTTGGACTACCTAGAAGTAGTGGATCTCCCGGACAAAGCCCTGATCCGGTTCGGACAGTACGAGATGCTGATCATCCGAGAGTCCGGCGAGGCCAAGGCCAGCTTCGAGGTGGAGTTTGAAGTCCTGACAGTGGCTCCGTCCAGAGAGACTTGCACCTGTGAGCCTAGCGTGACCTCTGTCTCGGACACAGAGTCATTAATGGTGAACAGTTTGCTAGGAGAACTCAGAATAATTGGCCCCAGTGAAACGGATGAGACTGCAACATGTTATTCATGA
- the rbm4.3 gene encoding RNA-binding protein 4.3, translating to MVKIFVGNLPRESDQEEIKALFTEYGTVTECAIIKNYAFIHMDDRKAATKAIKNLHLYKLHGTPINVEASHGKNQGSIKLHVANVEKGADDELRALFEEYGTVSECAVVKNFAFVHMANSDEAMDAIKGMDNSEFQGKRIHVQISKSRPRHDERDDYPPPPPDRGGYWPPHYPGERHEPPPPPSYMRGRLSHIPPGYPAPPLPPPPPRRAVYPERPYEGERDRYGVVDYYEKYRARPYGIPSYEDQRGGAPPPPPPPSVVRDRLMTSSHDPYDRRPLPPPPSSYYARERSPLRRAPSAPMPPSSNGYSYERSRLSPVSRVPAYGIPRARDPYAERLPPPPPARYAY from the exons ATGGTGAAGATTTTTGTGGGGAACCTTCCCCGAGAGTCAGACCAGGAGGAAATCAAGGCTCTCTTCACCGAGTACGGCACGGTCACAGAATGTGCGATCATCAAGAACTACGCCTTCATCCACATGGATGACCGGAAGGCTGCCACTAAAGCCATTAAGAATCTGCACCTGTACAAGCTTCACGGCACACCGATCAACGTGGAGGCCAGCCACGGGAAGAACCAGGGATCTATCAAACTGCATGTAGCCAATGTAGAGAAGGGAGCTGATGACGAGCTCCGCGCTCTCTTTGAAGAGTACGGCACAGTCTCAGAGTGTGCTGTTGTCAAGAATTTTGCTTTTGTACACATGGCCAACTCTGACGAGGCCATGGATGCCATCAAGGGAATGGATAATTCTGAATTTCAAG GCAAACGCATCCATGTCCAGATTTCCAAGAGTCGCCCCAGACATGACGAACGGGACGActaccctcctccccccccagaCAGGGGAGGCTATTGGCCTCCTCATTATCCAGGAGAGAGGCATGAGCCCCCCCCTCCGCCCAGCTACATGAGAGGGCGCCTCAGCCACATTCCCCCAGGTTACCCTGCCCCTCCTCTGCCACCCCCTCCCCCTAGACGAGCCGTTTATCCCGAGCGCCCCTATGAGGGTGAGAGGGACAGATATGGTGTGGTAGATTACTACGAGAAGTACAGAGCCCGTCCGTATGGCATCCCCTCATACGAGGACCAACGTGGCGGtgcccctcctccccctccccctccatcCGTCGTCCGAGACCGTCTTATGACCTCGTCGCACGACCCATATGACCGTCGCCCCCTCCCACCTCCCCCTTCCTCGTACTACGCCCGAGAACGCAGTCCGCTAAGGAGAGCGCCTAGCGCACCAATGCCCCCTTCCAGTAATGGCTACTCCTACGAGCGCTCCCGACTCTCTCCCGTTTCCCGGGTTCCAGCATACGGAATTCCACGCGCCAGGGACCCCTACGCAGAACGGCTGCCCCCGCCACCGCCTGCACGCTACGCTTATTAA